The following coding sequences lie in one Methanopyrus sp. SNP6 genomic window:
- the thiL gene encoding thiamine-phosphate kinase — MSSGFKGPSPRTWRPKEEEELIKHIVEACPTEGSWVEAGEDDAAVLPDGTVVNFDAMTRSRHVPKELKDRDLGWKFVASVVSDVGAMGGEPSFFGFSVCLDDEVDVEQLILGISEGLREFGTSLVGGDIVEGDELALSGTCLGKLKGEPLLMSNARPGDLVAVTGPLGGPNAFVRAILNGLKLEETLYERFARPRPPVEVGVELARSGYRVAVTDISDGLLAEAEAIARRSGVAIEIYAWEVPVDEGVREIARRLGVNPVDLALEGGEDYEFLICGPEDVIEEFDLTTIGRVTEGDGVRVVRDTRARYE, encoded by the coding sequence TTGAGCTCCGGCTTCAAGGGGCCGTCACCCCGGACGTGGCGGCCGAAGGAAGAAGAAGAATTGATCAAACACATCGTGGAGGCGTGTCCCACCGAGGGATCATGGGTCGAAGCAGGGGAGGACGACGCTGCTGTCCTCCCGGACGGAACCGTCGTCAACTTCGACGCTATGACCCGATCTAGGCACGTGCCGAAGGAGCTCAAGGACCGAGATCTGGGCTGGAAGTTCGTGGCTTCAGTGGTGAGCGACGTCGGCGCTATGGGAGGAGAACCGAGTTTTTTCGGGTTCTCCGTCTGCCTAGACGACGAGGTGGACGTCGAGCAGCTCATACTCGGAATATCCGAAGGACTACGGGAGTTCGGGACGTCTCTGGTAGGTGGAGATATCGTGGAAGGGGATGAGCTCGCCCTCTCGGGTACGTGCTTGGGGAAGCTAAAAGGCGAACCGCTGCTGATGTCGAACGCCCGCCCTGGTGACTTGGTAGCAGTCACGGGGCCGTTAGGCGGCCCCAACGCGTTCGTGAGGGCCATACTCAACGGTTTAAAACTGGAGGAAACGTTGTACGAGCGGTTCGCACGACCGAGACCACCAGTGGAGGTGGGTGTGGAGCTCGCACGGAGTGGCTATCGCGTCGCTGTCACGGACATTAGCGATGGACTTCTGGCGGAGGCGGAAGCGATCGCGAGACGATCCGGGGTGGCGATCGAGATCTACGCGTGGGAAGTACCGGTGGATGAAGGCGTGAGGGAGATCGCGAGAAGGTTGGGTGTGAACCCGGTGGATCTAGCGCTCGAGGGCGGAGAAGATTACGAGTTTTTGATCTGCGGTCCAGAGGACGTGATTGAGGAGTTCGATCTGACGACGATCGGGAGGGTGACGGAAGGCGATGGGGTTAGAGTCGTTAGGGACACACGAGCTCGGTATGAATAA
- a CDS encoding DNA polymerase subunit beta, whose product MYPMLRDFLVTEDAVFSVISYVHPEDGFLALMRYVRDPEGDRIRRPTGERYRKVSFEESFEILKERHPEYVRKVRGDFYDQVVPSEDVVEHLHPRDRMDRILEEPKDDLEEMAARAVLELAEDSGVPESQFGVTGSLLPELHDPAESDLDVVVYGVQEFLAVRDAILRIQETGEGRDLLRALDYDHWERVYRRRSPELDFEEFLRHELRKGNRVVIGDRVCDVLLVRDESELSDVRWEEFETVEENVRLVCEVLDDSLAFDYPARWKVEVVESDTEKGYGVTEVRSYTHTYVGQAFEGEVIEVSGKLERERNSGELIAIVGSSREAEGEWIRVLKDQR is encoded by the coding sequence TTGTACCCGATGCTGCGCGACTTCCTCGTAACGGAGGATGCCGTGTTCTCGGTGATATCTTACGTCCATCCGGAGGACGGTTTCCTGGCGCTGATGCGGTACGTGAGGGATCCAGAGGGAGATAGGATTCGCAGACCTACAGGTGAAAGGTATCGTAAAGTAAGCTTCGAGGAATCGTTCGAAATCCTCAAGGAGCGACACCCGGAGTACGTCCGGAAGGTCAGGGGGGACTTCTACGATCAAGTGGTGCCATCGGAGGATGTAGTGGAACACTTACACCCGAGGGATCGTATGGATAGGATCTTAGAAGAACCGAAGGACGATCTAGAAGAGATGGCCGCTAGAGCCGTGCTGGAACTCGCCGAGGACTCCGGAGTACCGGAGTCCCAGTTCGGGGTCACAGGATCGCTGTTACCTGAACTCCACGATCCGGCCGAATCGGACCTGGATGTGGTCGTCTACGGTGTTCAGGAGTTCCTCGCGGTACGTGATGCGATCTTACGGATCCAGGAGACCGGCGAGGGTCGGGATCTTCTGAGGGCGCTGGACTACGATCACTGGGAGCGCGTATACCGGAGGAGATCCCCAGAGCTCGACTTCGAGGAGTTCCTACGGCACGAACTGCGTAAGGGGAATAGGGTGGTCATCGGCGATCGGGTGTGTGACGTGTTGCTCGTACGCGACGAATCGGAACTCTCCGACGTCAGGTGGGAAGAGTTCGAGACCGTCGAAGAGAACGTTCGACTAGTCTGCGAAGTCCTCGACGATTCGTTGGCGTTTGACTACCCCGCGCGATGGAAGGTCGAAGTGGTAGAGTCGGACACCGAGAAAGGGTACGGAGTGACCGAAGTGAGGAGTTATACACACACCTACGTGGGTCAAGCGTTCGAGGGAGAGGTTATCGAGGTCTCCGGAAAGCTCGAGCGGGAGAGGAACTCGGGAGAACTGATAGCGATCGTCGGGAGCTCCAGGGAGGCGGAAGGGGAGTGGATCCGCGTCCTCAAAGATCAGCGATAG
- a CDS encoding aliphatic sulfonate ABC transporter substrate-binding protein — protein sequence MKKVVALGIVIVAVLGGALGYYYYTTTSNVVRIGYQPSDHHAALFVAMAKKMFEKEGIKVETYEFKAGPPETQALAAGKIDVAYIGCVPAITAYSKGVPIKIVAGVNQEGSAIVVRKDEAGEIKGIKDLKGKRVAELMKGSIQDCMLRIALKRAGLDPDKDVDIVEMKTADAVNALGAKQIDAFIEPEPGPAMAVKKGFGVRLMDTGKIWPHHQCCVLVMRKDFIERHPDLARKVLRVHVMATKYVQEHPDEAAKITANQLKVPEEVEREAMQHVRYSVDLDVDSIKMFARFLKQLGYIKKLPDWSDFIDLKLLKEVAG from the coding sequence GTGAAGAAGGTGGTAGCGCTAGGCATAGTCATCGTGGCGGTCCTCGGCGGTGCGCTAGGATATTACTATTACACGACGACGTCTAACGTAGTCCGGATCGGTTATCAACCCAGTGACCACCATGCGGCTCTCTTCGTGGCCATGGCCAAGAAAATGTTCGAGAAGGAAGGAATCAAGGTGGAGACGTACGAGTTCAAGGCCGGACCGCCGGAGACGCAGGCGCTGGCGGCAGGTAAGATCGACGTCGCTTACATCGGGTGCGTTCCTGCGATCACGGCGTACTCCAAAGGTGTGCCGATCAAGATTGTGGCGGGAGTGAACCAAGAGGGTTCCGCGATCGTGGTGCGTAAGGATGAGGCCGGCGAGATCAAAGGCATCAAGGACTTGAAGGGTAAGCGGGTCGCGGAGCTCATGAAGGGATCCATCCAGGATTGTATGTTGAGAATCGCGCTGAAGCGGGCGGGCCTGGACCCCGATAAGGACGTGGATATCGTCGAGATGAAGACGGCCGACGCCGTGAACGCACTCGGGGCGAAGCAGATCGATGCGTTCATCGAGCCCGAGCCGGGTCCGGCGATGGCAGTCAAGAAGGGGTTCGGCGTCCGGCTCATGGACACAGGTAAGATATGGCCCCACCACCAGTGTTGCGTGCTCGTGATGCGGAAGGACTTCATCGAGCGCCATCCGGACCTCGCTAGGAAGGTACTTCGGGTCCACGTGATGGCCACGAAGTACGTGCAGGAGCATCCCGACGAGGCCGCCAAGATCACGGCGAATCAGCTAAAAGTGCCAGAGGAAGTGGAGAGAGAGGCGATGCAACACGTTCGCTACTCCGTGGACTTGGACGTGGATAGCATCAAGATGTTCGCCAGGTTCCTCAAGCAACTCGGTTACATCAAAAAACTACCGGACTGGTCCGATTTCATCGACCTGAAACTGCTCAAGGAGGTGGCCGGTTAA
- a CDS encoding tRNA-dihydrouridine synthase, with translation MTSVCRSEALRFWKRLGCPSLTFNAPMSGHTGPDLAPELERHGVGMVILGGYPGDDATYRASKLVARRRDEFAVPPDRLPEELSRVDVEVPVAVNVRFTDSHGAEKLSGELADLVDIIEINTHCRQPEVVRVGAGEALLEDRTRLVEIVEAVAEHDVYVSVKLRGPHPAFEDALEALRDSSVDILHVDAMKPGEPTYELEYVRAAARVGVPVIGNNSIRSPKDVRAMFEAGASAVSIGRPILEGDWDVFERLAQYTALEE, from the coding sequence GTGACGAGCGTTTGCCGGTCCGAGGCTCTCAGGTTCTGGAAACGGCTGGGCTGCCCCTCGCTCACGTTCAACGCCCCAATGTCGGGTCACACGGGGCCAGATCTGGCGCCCGAGCTGGAGCGCCACGGCGTGGGGATGGTGATACTCGGCGGTTACCCCGGCGACGACGCCACTTACCGGGCCTCGAAGCTGGTGGCACGCCGACGGGACGAGTTCGCGGTGCCGCCCGACCGTCTGCCGGAAGAACTATCGCGCGTCGACGTGGAGGTACCGGTGGCCGTGAACGTAAGGTTCACGGATTCCCATGGGGCAGAGAAGCTCTCTGGTGAACTTGCGGACCTCGTGGATATCATCGAAATCAACACTCACTGTCGACAACCCGAGGTCGTCCGAGTGGGTGCGGGCGAGGCGCTGCTCGAGGATCGGACACGGCTGGTCGAGATAGTTGAAGCGGTTGCGGAGCACGATGTGTACGTCTCAGTGAAGCTTCGTGGACCACATCCAGCGTTCGAAGACGCGCTAGAGGCCCTGCGGGACTCGTCGGTGGACATCCTACACGTGGACGCCATGAAACCAGGCGAACCGACGTACGAGCTGGAGTACGTCCGGGCGGCGGCTCGGGTTGGGGTTCCGGTGATAGGAAACAACTCGATCCGCTCACCGAAAGACGTACGCGCCATGTTCGAGGCCGGCGCTTCCGCCGTGTCTATAGGCCGACCGATCCTAGAGGGAGATTGGGACGTCTTCGAACGACTCGCTCAGTATACCGCACTTGAAGAGTAG
- a CDS encoding transposase, whose product MCSEKPQEGCRSRGLFVCPHCGVAMKADVTVAFNVMERGSERVQAED is encoded by the coding sequence TTGTGTAGCGAGAAGCCACAAGAAGGCTGCAGGTCTCGTGGATTGTTCGTCTGCCCGCACTGCGGCGTGGCGATGAAGGCGGACGTCACGGTGGCTTTCAACGTCATGGAACGCGGAAGCGAGAGAGTACAAGCCGAGGACTGA
- a CDS encoding ABC transporter ATP-binding protein, with amino-acid sequence MEVILKVEDLHKSYDDLKVLDGITFEASEGEFFAIVGPSGCGKTTLLKIIAGLEDYDAGKVLVDGKEVREPGPDRALVFQEYAIFPWKTVLENVMFAPLMQGKDPEEAERIARECLKVVPGLEGFEDAYPKQLSGGMKQRVAIARALAAEPRILLMDEPFAAVDAQTRNKMQEELLKIWERTGRTILLVTHNVEEAVFLADRVMVLSPRPAEVVDIVDIDLPRPRDRTDPEFVELRARILDMIGSR; translated from the coding sequence ATGGAAGTGATCCTGAAGGTTGAAGACCTGCACAAGAGCTACGACGACCTGAAGGTGCTGGACGGCATCACGTTCGAGGCCTCGGAAGGTGAGTTCTTCGCGATCGTGGGTCCCAGCGGGTGCGGTAAGACTACTCTCCTCAAGATAATCGCCGGACTGGAGGACTACGACGCGGGCAAGGTTCTGGTGGATGGAAAGGAGGTTCGGGAGCCCGGACCCGACCGCGCTCTGGTCTTCCAAGAGTACGCCATCTTCCCGTGGAAAACCGTGTTGGAGAACGTCATGTTCGCCCCACTGATGCAAGGAAAGGACCCGGAGGAGGCTGAGCGCATCGCTCGGGAGTGCCTCAAGGTCGTCCCGGGACTCGAAGGGTTCGAGGACGCCTATCCCAAGCAACTTTCCGGCGGCATGAAGCAACGCGTCGCCATCGCCAGAGCACTTGCGGCCGAGCCCAGGATCCTGCTCATGGACGAGCCGTTCGCTGCCGTGGACGCCCAGACGCGCAACAAGATGCAGGAGGAGCTTCTGAAAATATGGGAGAGAACGGGGCGAACCATCCTCCTAGTGACGCATAACGTCGAGGAGGCGGTGTTCCTGGCCGACCGCGTGATGGTGCTCTCACCCAGGCCCGCCGAGGTAGTCGATATAGTCGATATCGACCTACCACGACCCAGGGACAGGACCGACCCGGAGTTCGTCGAGCTGCGGGCCCGAATACTCGACATGATCGGAAGCCGATGA
- a CDS encoding DUF5612 domain-containing protein translates to MLAISMDVDNVPGALKAIAGVIADHGGNIVHIQQDSEGELARLYMEIEGVERPKVLVSELRSLDVVREVRVLKPLKEIYGKRVIVMGGGAQVAEVARGAITEADRHNIRGERISVDTIPLVGEENLAEAVRAVARLPRVGILVLAGSLMGGKITEAVQELREEHGIPVISLNMAGSVPEVADLVVTDPVQAGVMAVMAISDAGVFDLSRVRGRKF, encoded by the coding sequence ATGCTTGCCATTAGCATGGACGTAGACAACGTTCCTGGTGCTCTTAAAGCGATCGCCGGCGTCATCGCGGACCACGGTGGTAACATAGTCCACATCCAGCAGGACTCCGAGGGCGAGCTGGCCCGCTTGTACATGGAGATCGAGGGTGTAGAGCGGCCCAAAGTACTCGTCTCCGAGCTGAGATCACTGGACGTCGTCCGAGAGGTCCGCGTGCTGAAGCCCCTGAAGGAGATATACGGCAAGCGCGTGATCGTGATGGGAGGAGGAGCTCAGGTCGCCGAAGTTGCCCGAGGCGCGATCACCGAGGCGGACCGTCATAACATCCGAGGTGAACGCATCAGCGTTGACACTATCCCGCTAGTCGGTGAGGAAAACCTGGCGGAAGCCGTCCGGGCCGTGGCCCGTCTGCCTAGGGTGGGAATCTTAGTTCTCGCGGGGTCCCTGATGGGGGGGAAGATCACGGAGGCAGTTCAAGAGCTCCGCGAGGAACACGGGATACCTGTGATATCCCTGAACATGGCTGGGAGCGTTCCCGAGGTTGCGGACCTCGTGGTGACGGACCCCGTTCAAGCCGGTGTCATGGCCGTCATGGCTATCTCCGACGCCGGGGTCTTCGACCTTTCCAGGGTTAGGGGTAGGAAGTTCTGA
- a CDS encoding RecB-family nuclease produces MIPVTVVYHNVHSPRKVEEIARTVAGFGVKRFVISRALGSAAQEGVPKAQKICLEAGIELLFFRDLKEALEVLSPDVTYMAEDAEHGGAKPLDFDAVAEEIREKEVCFVFGSARPGLTKQELELGDEAVYVGTERNVGEVGAVAILLHELRKRLNQ; encoded by the coding sequence GTGATTCCCGTGACTGTAGTGTACCACAACGTGCACAGTCCCAGAAAAGTGGAGGAGATAGCCAGGACTGTAGCCGGTTTCGGAGTGAAGCGGTTCGTTATCAGCAGAGCACTCGGTAGTGCGGCCCAGGAAGGGGTGCCCAAAGCTCAAAAGATCTGCCTGGAGGCCGGGATCGAGCTCCTGTTCTTCCGGGATCTGAAGGAGGCACTGGAGGTGCTTTCCCCGGATGTGACGTACATGGCCGAGGACGCCGAGCACGGTGGAGCGAAGCCACTTGACTTCGACGCCGTAGCCGAGGAGATTCGGGAGAAAGAGGTCTGTTTCGTCTTCGGTAGCGCCAGGCCGGGATTGACGAAACAGGAGCTCGAGCTCGGTGACGAGGCCGTGTACGTGGGTACGGAGCGTAACGTGGGTGAAGTTGGTGCCGTGGCTATCCTGCTTCACGAACTGAGGAAGCGTCTGAATCAGTGA
- a CDS encoding class I SAM-dependent methyltransferase family protein: protein MPELPYVAVPKYMAERARRALSREDLLARNAKVRREEDMVLFPVRDVRRACSVLEELGVPYEAGEAEFERTVEHRSVEDVLEDSLGWSVPVPYDVIGDVAVVQIPDELRGHEREVGRAIMKVHRRVRAVFERGPVRGIFRVRDLRRIAGKGPAMTEHREHGCRFRVDLARCYFNPRLATERRLLAEDVVKEGSTVLDLFAGVGPITVILKRFVPSVDVTACELNPVAYRYLLKNLRLNRVKARAFLGDAREVSRLVGKFDYVIMNVPKMAHRFVETAVRCVRPEGRLIYYRIVPNAEEAFEELRRKIDRPVELESHREVKPYSPEESLYRLVVRVH from the coding sequence GTGCCCGAACTCCCCTACGTCGCAGTCCCCAAATACATGGCGGAACGCGCTAGAAGGGCACTGTCTAGGGAGGATCTTCTCGCCAGGAACGCCAAGGTGCGACGGGAGGAGGACATGGTGCTTTTTCCAGTACGCGATGTCAGACGTGCGTGCAGTGTGCTTGAGGAGCTCGGGGTACCTTACGAAGCTGGTGAAGCCGAGTTCGAACGGACCGTCGAACACCGGAGCGTAGAGGATGTCCTCGAGGACAGCCTCGGATGGTCCGTGCCCGTACCTTACGACGTGATCGGCGACGTGGCCGTGGTTCAGATTCCCGACGAGTTGCGTGGGCATGAACGCGAAGTCGGCCGAGCGATCATGAAGGTTCACCGACGGGTCAGGGCGGTCTTCGAGCGCGGTCCCGTCCGGGGGATCTTCCGCGTTCGAGACCTTCGCCGTATAGCCGGAAAGGGCCCCGCGATGACCGAACATCGAGAACACGGGTGCAGGTTCCGGGTCGATCTGGCTCGGTGCTACTTCAACCCGAGGCTGGCCACCGAGCGTCGGTTGCTCGCCGAGGACGTTGTGAAGGAAGGATCCACAGTACTCGATCTCTTCGCCGGCGTGGGCCCCATCACGGTGATCTTGAAACGGTTCGTCCCGAGCGTAGATGTCACCGCCTGCGAACTGAACCCCGTCGCATACAGGTATCTCCTGAAGAATCTCCGGTTGAATAGGGTCAAGGCGAGGGCTTTCCTGGGCGATGCACGCGAAGTGTCACGGCTGGTGGGGAAGTTCGACTACGTGATAATGAATGTACCCAAGATGGCGCATCGGTTCGTCGAAACCGCGGTACGGTGTGTACGGCCCGAAGGTAGGTTGATTTACTATCGGATCGTCCCGAACGCCGAAGAAGCGTTCGAAGAGCTCCGGAGGAAAATCGATAGACCAGTGGAACTCGAGTCTCACCGGGAAGTGAAGCCGTACTCTCCGGAGGAGTCGCTATACCGGCTTGTGGTCCGCGTTCACTGA
- a CDS encoding PUA domain-containing protein has product MKPELKRVPREELDSIADEMARKFSCKRVAHVVRSFRLIKLEGRWTEYFVMNRVDFDPADLPERADPFLVGRPFCERSARGDLRIHVEGARELTRHVDEIKTYVTERAAVLFTYGRDVLPESIVEIRGPKEPRLVAVVYRDDLGEHCVGVGRLRFSEDGRPVVDNVIDRGWYLRRGG; this is encoded by the coding sequence TTGAAGCCGGAGCTCAAGCGCGTCCCCCGCGAGGAGCTCGACTCGATAGCGGATGAAATGGCGAGGAAGTTCAGCTGCAAACGTGTAGCCCACGTTGTGAGATCTTTCCGTCTCATTAAGCTCGAGGGTAGATGGACGGAGTACTTCGTAATGAACCGGGTGGATTTCGACCCGGCCGATCTGCCCGAGCGCGCGGACCCGTTCCTGGTCGGTCGACCCTTCTGTGAGAGGTCGGCCCGAGGTGATCTGAGGATTCACGTCGAAGGTGCGCGCGAACTCACGCGTCACGTCGATGAAATAAAGACTTACGTGACGGAACGGGCGGCGGTGCTGTTCACCTACGGTCGAGACGTGCTCCCCGAGAGTATCGTCGAAATCCGTGGTCCGAAGGAACCCAGACTGGTCGCGGTGGTATATCGTGACGATCTTGGGGAGCATTGCGTCGGAGTGGGTCGCCTTCGGTTCTCCGAAGATGGTCGTCCCGTGGTGGATAACGTGATCGATCGTGGCTGGTATCTCCGGAGGGGAGGTTGA
- a CDS encoding 3H domain-containing protein → MDEISDVMWIIIGNGGVVQCVEYYTPPLKSPIRRDVVISSMDEVMKFIKSLEKYPERKRTLEDLYKVSENVHTYYVIVHNEEERERILRELDRRGYLVGVDLTTDEIFKEIERLRGE, encoded by the coding sequence GTGGACGAGATCTCTGACGTCATGTGGATCATAATCGGCAACGGCGGTGTGGTGCAGTGCGTAGAGTACTACACTCCGCCGTTGAAGTCACCGATCCGTAGGGATGTCGTGATAAGCTCAATGGACGAGGTGATGAAGTTCATCAAAAGTCTAGAGAAGTACCCAGAAAGGAAGCGAACCCTGGAGGATCTCTACAAGGTCTCTGAGAACGTCCACACCTACTACGTCATCGTCCATAACGAAGAGGAGCGCGAGCGCATCCTCCGGGAGCTCGACCGACGCGGCTATCTCGTCGGTGTCGACCTCACCACCGACGAGATCTTCAAAGAGATCGAGCGGCTCCGAGGCGAGTGA
- the hpt gene encoding hypoxanthine/guanine phosphoribosyltransferase → MLLEKSLEEAPVVNRDGYWYFVHPITDGVPELPPELLREVAYRIVRALNSTDFDKIVCVEAMGIHLGALLSDMLDRPLVIVRKREYGLDGEVEIIQEKGYGVEKLYLNGVSEGDRVVVVDDVISTGGTLVGLINALDDVGAEIEDVVVVVARGGLGRVKEETGIDVKYLVRVEVSEDGVSVVESCYR, encoded by the coding sequence ATGCTCCTCGAGAAGTCCTTGGAGGAGGCGCCCGTGGTGAACCGTGACGGATACTGGTACTTCGTACATCCTATCACGGACGGTGTCCCGGAGCTCCCGCCCGAGTTACTCCGTGAAGTTGCGTACAGGATCGTCCGCGCCTTAAACAGCACAGACTTCGATAAGATCGTGTGTGTGGAGGCCATGGGGATCCACCTGGGAGCCCTTCTATCGGACATGTTGGACCGTCCGTTAGTGATAGTCAGGAAACGTGAGTACGGGTTAGACGGTGAGGTGGAGATCATCCAGGAGAAAGGGTACGGTGTGGAGAAGCTGTACCTGAACGGCGTGTCCGAAGGGGACAGAGTCGTGGTCGTGGACGACGTGATCAGTACAGGTGGAACTCTCGTCGGGTTAATCAACGCCCTCGACGACGTCGGGGCCGAGATCGAAGACGTGGTGGTCGTGGTGGCCAGGGGAGGTCTCGGCAGAGTTAAGGAGGAAACAGGGATCGACGTCAAGTACTTGGTTCGAGTGGAGGTGTCGGAGGACGGTGTGAGCGTGGTCGAGTCGTGCTATCGCTGA
- a CDS encoding PPC domain-containing DNA-binding protein, translating into MEPGERFPESVNTNRWRNSVVVSGKGSVRALRWRLGDTPVFETRGKFELISLEGLLFDDGSYHLHASVSDENGHILSGHVKGFEVYTTVELVLLRLSARLEREHDLHTGHMELARVIPSARDTRAR; encoded by the coding sequence TTGGAACCCGGCGAGCGATTCCCGGAGAGTGTTAACACGAACAGGTGGAGGAACTCCGTCGTGGTTTCAGGTAAGGGGAGCGTCCGCGCGCTCCGGTGGAGGTTGGGGGACACTCCAGTCTTCGAGACTCGCGGGAAGTTCGAGCTGATCTCACTTGAAGGGCTGCTGTTCGACGACGGTTCCTATCACCTGCACGCGTCGGTATCTGACGAGAACGGGCACATACTATCTGGGCATGTCAAGGGATTCGAGGTCTACACCACCGTGGAGTTGGTACTACTCAGACTGAGTGCGCGCCTCGAGCGTGAACATGACCTTCACACCGGGCATATGGAGTTAGCCCGCGTTATTCCGTCAGCACGCGACACCCGCGCTCGGTAA
- a CDS encoding TrkA family potassium uptake protein: MTVGRGRSLVSVLRTLLRIPAVRRSLAALSSILLVSTVVFHFLEGWPLLTCLYFTAATITTVGYGDVVPTTEVGRLLSVVVMFSGIGVASYALGDIIQLVLRGELPLAIKEDVLRRRIKEVENHIIVCGFGRTGSRVARLLSERYKFDIVVVDKDEEAYERAVYQGFPAVLGDATRENTLREANVEGARGIVVATGDDRTNVFVTLLAKNFRRDLHVVAVANSREGAKMMERAGADEVLFLYDCASRHIVRAALPHDVQSDGAALRGRDL, from the coding sequence GTGACGGTTGGACGCGGCCGTTCCTTGGTATCCGTCCTGCGTACCCTACTGAGGATCCCCGCGGTGCGACGATCTCTGGCCGCGCTGTCATCGATCCTCCTGGTGTCTACGGTCGTCTTCCACTTCCTGGAGGGATGGCCGCTGCTGACCTGCCTGTACTTCACTGCGGCCACGATCACAACCGTGGGGTACGGCGACGTCGTTCCCACCACGGAAGTGGGTCGCCTGCTTTCCGTCGTCGTCATGTTCTCCGGGATCGGCGTGGCCTCGTACGCCCTGGGAGATATCATCCAGCTCGTCTTACGAGGGGAGCTCCCCTTGGCGATCAAGGAGGACGTTCTCCGGAGGAGGATAAAGGAGGTCGAGAACCACATCATCGTGTGCGGGTTCGGCAGGACGGGTAGCCGCGTCGCCAGGTTACTCTCGGAACGGTACAAGTTCGACATTGTGGTGGTGGATAAAGACGAGGAGGCCTACGAGCGAGCCGTGTACCAAGGGTTCCCCGCGGTCCTGGGCGACGCGACGAGGGAAAACACGCTACGAGAGGCCAACGTCGAGGGCGCCCGCGGCATAGTTGTGGCGACGGGTGACGACCGCACTAACGTCTTCGTGACTCTACTCGCGAAGAACTTCAGGCGGGATCTCCACGTCGTCGCCGTCGCCAACAGCCGTGAGGGCGCCAAGATGATGGAGCGTGCCGGGGCTGATGAGGTACTCTTCCTGTACGACTGCGCGTCCCGTCATATAGTGCGGGCGGCTCTCCCCCACGATGTTCAGAGTGACGGTGCGGCACTCCGTGGACGAGATCTCTGA
- a CDS encoding ABC transporter permease: protein MIRNYDERLETLLKVSAPVAVLAIWQAVSGLGLINPVLLPPPSQVFSVFVDMPGEILKHAITSLYRVAVGYSIAAVAGVSLGVLMGTYRTAHAAMDLLIEIVRPIPPIAWIPLAIVWFGIGDPSAFFIIFVGSFFPILINTISGIKGVDRIYIEAALNLGADDTALIRHVLVPGALPSIFTGLRVGLGVGWMCVVAAEMIAAKSGLGYMIIEAQRILATDQVIAGMITIGLLGLVMDRGFRYFERRALAWK from the coding sequence GTGATACGGAACTACGATGAGCGGCTCGAAACCCTGCTGAAGGTGTCGGCGCCGGTAGCCGTGCTCGCAATCTGGCAGGCTGTGAGCGGACTCGGTTTGATCAATCCGGTCCTCCTTCCCCCTCCCTCCCAAGTTTTCTCGGTGTTCGTCGATATGCCTGGGGAGATACTGAAACATGCGATAACCAGCCTCTACCGGGTGGCTGTCGGGTACTCGATCGCGGCGGTCGCGGGGGTCTCGCTGGGCGTCCTGATGGGGACGTACCGTACGGCTCACGCAGCGATGGACCTCCTGATCGAGATCGTCCGTCCGATACCGCCGATAGCGTGGATACCACTGGCCATCGTGTGGTTCGGGATCGGCGACCCGTCCGCGTTCTTCATCATCTTCGTGGGTTCGTTCTTCCCGATACTGATCAACACTATCTCCGGTATCAAGGGTGTCGACAGAATCTACATCGAGGCGGCCCTCAACCTGGGTGCTGACGACACTGCGCTGATCCGGCACGTACTGGTGCCCGGGGCGCTACCCAGCATCTTCACCGGCCTGCGGGTGGGACTGGGAGTCGGCTGGATGTGCGTCGTGGCTGCCGAGATGATCGCGGCGAAGTCCGGACTCGGATACATGATCATCGAGGCACAGCGTATACTGGCGACCGACCAGGTTATCGCGGGCATGATCACGATCGGTCTCTTGGGCCTCGTGATGGACCGCGGGTTCAGATACTTCGAGAGGAGGGCGCTCGCATGGAAGTGA